A window from Temnothorax longispinosus isolate EJ_2023e chromosome 1, Tlon_JGU_v1, whole genome shotgun sequence encodes these proteins:
- the Cher gene encoding filamin-like isoform X6, with the protein MPSGNVDKPVIEDNHDGTVSIKYEPREEGLHEIYVKFNGEHVQGSPFKFHVDSLASGYVTAYGPGLVYGVCGEPGNFTISTKGAGAGGLSLAVEGPSKAEISCHDNKDGTVSVSYLPTAPGEYKITVKFGDKHIKGSPFVAKITGEGRKRNQISVGSSSEVQLPGKVSDADIKSLNASITAPSGLEEPCFLKKMPGSGNMCVSFTPREAGEHTVGVKRMGKHIPNSPFKIDVKDREVGDAKKVKVSGPGLKEGKTHVENNFSIDTRNAGFGGLSLSMEGPSKAEIQCKDNEDGTLNISYKPTEPGYYIMNLKFADHHVEGSPFTVKVSGEGSNRQREKIQRQREAVPITEVGSQCKLTFKIPSITSFDLAATVTSPGGVTEDAEIKEAEDGIYAVAFVPKELGVHTVSVRYKSMHIPGSPFQFTVGPLRDGGAHRVHAGGSGLERGEQGEPCEFNIWTREAGAGTLAVSVEGPSKAQIDFKDRKDGSCYVIYVVNEPGEYRVGIKFNDQHIPDSPHKVYISPAMGDAHKLEVAQFPESGVQPDKPCTFLVRKNGAKGELDAKIVSPSGIQDDCFIQNIDGDTYSVRFMPTDNGIHLIHIKFNGVHIPGSPYRVKVGKVDADPAALHAYGNGLKEIKTGQKTDFIIDTCNAGSGALGVTVDGPSKVAMDCTEVEEGYKVRYTPLVPGDYYISIKYNGYHIVGSPYKVSCTGADLAERGAQETSSIVVETVQKISKSKQTGPVLPLFKSDAGKVTSKGMGLKKAYLGKQNQFTVNAGDAGNNILYVGVYGPKGPCDEVYVKHAGRNNYNVSYLVRERGEYIVIVKWGDDHIPGSPYKVEV; encoded by the exons ATGCCTAGCGGAAACGTGGACAAGCCGGTTATCGAGGACAATCACGATGGCACGGTATCCATCAAGTACGAGCCGAGGGAGGAGGGCCTCCATGAGATTTATGTGAAATTCAACGGCGAACACGTCCAGG GGTCTCCCTTTAAATTCCATGTCGATTCCTTGGCGAGTGGATACGTAACAGCGTATGGGCCAGGTTTGGTCTACGGCGTTTGCGGCGAACCTGGAAACTTCACTATCTCAACGAAAGGCGCCGGCGCGGGTGGTCTCTCGCTGGCGGTCGAAGGGCCCAGCAAGGCCGAAATAAGCTGCCACGACAACAAGGATGGCACGGTGTCGGTGTCCTACCTACCCACCGCGCCCGGAGAATACAAGATTACCGTTAAGTTTGGTGACAAGCATATCAAGGGCAGTCCTTTTGTCGCCAAAATCACGG GCGAGGGCCGCAAGAGGAATCAGATCTCCGTAGGTTCTTCCAGCGAAGTGCAGCTGCCGGGTAAGGTATCCGACGCCGACATCAAGTCCCTAAATGCGTCCATTACGGCACCCAGCGGCCTGGAGGAGCCGTGTTTCCTGAAGAAGATGCCGGGCAGCGGCAACATGTGCGTGTCGTTTACGCCGCGCGAAGCGGGCGAGCACACCGTGGGCGTGAAGAGAATGGGCAAGCACATACCGAATTCCCCCTTCAAGATCGACGTGAAGGACCGCGAGGTTGGTGACGCGAAGAAGGTCAAAGTCTCCGGTCCCGGTCTGAAGGAGGGCAAGACTCACGTGGAGAACAACTTCTCGATCGACACGAGGAACGCCGGCTTCGGTGGTCTCTCCCTCTCGATGGAGGGCCCGAGCAAGGCCGAGATCCAGTGCAAGGACAACGAGGACGGCACCCTGAACATCTCCTACAAGCCCACCGAGCCCGGCTACTACATCATGAATCTCAAGTTCGCGGACCACCACGTCGAGGGCTCGCCGTTCACCGTCAAGGTCAGCGGAGAAGGCAGCAACCGACAAAGGGAGAAGATCCAGAGGCAACGGGAGGCCGTGCCGATCACCGAGGTCGGTAGCCAGTGCAAGCTGACCTTCAAGATACCCAGTATCACGTCCTTCGACCTCGCCGCCACCGTCACGTCACCCGGCGGCGTCACCGAGGACGCCGAGATCAAGGAGGCCGAGGACGGCATCTACGCGGTGGCGTTTGTGCCTAAGGAGCTGGGCGTGCACACGGTGTCTGTACGTTACAAGTCCATGCACATCCCCGGCTCACCTTTCCAGTTCACGGTGGGCCCGCTCAGGGACGGCGGTGCCCATAGGGTTCACGCGGGTGGATCCGGCCTGGAGAGGGGAGAGCAAGGCGAGCCCTGCGAGTTCAACATCTGGACCAGGGAGGCGGGCGCGGGCACTCTCGCCGTCTCTGTCGAGGGACCCAGCAAGGCGCAGATAGATTTCAAGGATCGCAAGGATGGCAGCTGTTACGTCATCTACGTCGTTAACGAACCCG GCGAATACAGGGTGGGAATCAAGTTCAACGATCAACACATCCCGGACTCGCCGCATAAGGTCTACATCTCGCCGGCGATGGGCGACGCGCACAAGCTCGAGGTCGCGCAATTCCCCGAGAGCGGAGTGCAGCCTGACAAGCCGTGCACCTTCCTGGTGCGCAAGAACGGCGCCAAGGGTGAACTGGACGCGAAG ATCGTGTCTCCGAGCGGCATCCAGGACGATTGCTTCATTCAGAATATCGATGGAGACACATATTCGGTGAGGTTCATGCCGACGGACAACGGCATCCACCTGATCCACATCAAATTCAACGGGGTGCACATACCAGGCAGTCCGTATCGCGTCAAAGTTGGAAAAGTGGACGCCGACCCGGCAGCGTTGCACGCCTACGGCAACGGCCTGAAGGAGATCAAGACCGGTCAGAAGACAGACTTCATCATCGACACGTGCAACGCCGGTAGCGGAGCGTTGGGAGTCACTGTAGATGGACCCAGCAAGGTCGCCATGGATTGCACCGAGGTCGAAGAGGGCTACAAGGTCAGATATACACCTTTGGTACCAGGCGATTACTATATCAGCATCAAGTACAACGGCTACCACATCGTGGGTTCACCATACAAGGTTTCTTGTACAG GCGCGGATTTGGCGGAGAGAGGTGCACAAGAGACAAGCTCAATCGTCGTCGAGACCGTGCAAAAGATATCGAAAAGCAAGCAGACTGGACCAGTATTGCCATTGTTCAAGTCTGACGCGGGCAAGGTGACGAGTAAAGGCATGGGTCTCAAGAAAGCTTACCTAGGAAAGCAAAATCAATTTACTGTGAACGCGGGGGATGCCG GTAACAATATTCTTTATGTGGGCGTATACGGGCCCAAAGGGCCGTGCGACGAAGTCTACGTGAAGCACGCGGGCCGCAACAACTACAACGTGAGTTACCTAGTGCGCGAACGGGGCGAGTACATCGTGATCGTCAAATGGGGCGACGATCACATTCCAGGTTCACCCTACAAAGTTGAAGTTTAA
- the Cher gene encoding filamin-like isoform X5 has protein sequence MIWGEELTEIPATWQEVSTFYRAWLKSVFVSEHNHAERGPVCYAKSAVQQEVLGPGLDFAPLIFQSIFYVDTKKAEVKMPSGNVDKPVIEDNHDGTVSIKYEPREEGLHEIYVKFNGEHVQGSPFKFHVDSLASGYVTAYGPGLVYGVCGEPGNFTISTKGAGAGGLSLAVEGPSKAEISCHDNKDGTVSVSYLPTAPGEYKITVKFGDKHIKGSPFVAKITGEGRKRNQISVGSSSEVQLPGKVSDADIKSLNASITAPSGLEEPCFLKKMPGSGNMCVSFTPREAGEHTVGVKRMGKHIPNSPFKIDVKDREVGDAKKVKVSGPGLKEGKTHVENNFSIDTRNAGFGGLSLSMEGPSKAEIQCKDNEDGTLNISYKPTEPGYYIMNLKFADHHVEGSPFTVKVSGEGSNRQREKIQRQREAVPITEVGSQCKLTFKIPSITSFDLAATVTSPGGVTEDAEIKEAEDGIYAVAFVPKELGVHTVSVRYKSMHIPGSPFQFTVGPLRDGGAHRVHAGGSGLERGEQGEPCEFNIWTREAGAGTLAVSVEGPSKAQIDFKDRKDGSCYVIYVVNEPGEYRVGIKFNDQHIPDSPHKVYISPAMGDAHKLEVAQFPESGVQPDKPCTFLVRKNGAKGELDAKIVSPSGIQDDCFIQNIDGDTYSVRFMPTDNGIHLIHIKFNGVHIPGSPYRVKVGKVDADPAALHAYGNGLKEIKTGQKTDFIIDTCNAGSGALGVTVDGPSKVAMDCTEVEEGYKVRYTPLVPGDYYISIKYNGYHIVGSPYKVSCTGADLAERGAQETSSIVVETVQKISKSKQTGPVLPLFKSDAGKVTSKGMGLKKAYLGKQNQFTVNAGDAGNNILYVGVYGPKGPCDEVYVKHAGRNNYNVSYLVRERGEYIVIVKWGDDHIPGSPYKVEV, from the exons ATGATTTGGGGCGAGGAGCTAACGGAAATACCAGCCACGTGGCAGGAGGTATCGACCTTCTATAGAGCTTGGTTGAAGAGCGTGTTCGTCAGCGAACACAATCACGCCGAGCGCGGACCGGTCTGCTACGCTAAAAGCGCGGTCCAGCAGGAGGTTCTAGGACCTGGACTCGATTTCGCGCCGCTCATCTTCCAGAGTATCTTCTACGTCGACACGAAAAAAG CCGAAGTGAAGATGCCTAGCGGAAACGTGGACAAGCCGGTTATCGAGGACAATCACGATGGCACGGTATCCATCAAGTACGAGCCGAGGGAGGAGGGCCTCCATGAGATTTATGTGAAATTCAACGGCGAACACGTCCAGG GGTCTCCCTTTAAATTCCATGTCGATTCCTTGGCGAGTGGATACGTAACAGCGTATGGGCCAGGTTTGGTCTACGGCGTTTGCGGCGAACCTGGAAACTTCACTATCTCAACGAAAGGCGCCGGCGCGGGTGGTCTCTCGCTGGCGGTCGAAGGGCCCAGCAAGGCCGAAATAAGCTGCCACGACAACAAGGATGGCACGGTGTCGGTGTCCTACCTACCCACCGCGCCCGGAGAATACAAGATTACCGTTAAGTTTGGTGACAAGCATATCAAGGGCAGTCCTTTTGTCGCCAAAATCACGG GCGAGGGCCGCAAGAGGAATCAGATCTCCGTAGGTTCTTCCAGCGAAGTGCAGCTGCCGGGTAAGGTATCCGACGCCGACATCAAGTCCCTAAATGCGTCCATTACGGCACCCAGCGGCCTGGAGGAGCCGTGTTTCCTGAAGAAGATGCCGGGCAGCGGCAACATGTGCGTGTCGTTTACGCCGCGCGAAGCGGGCGAGCACACCGTGGGCGTGAAGAGAATGGGCAAGCACATACCGAATTCCCCCTTCAAGATCGACGTGAAGGACCGCGAGGTTGGTGACGCGAAGAAGGTCAAAGTCTCCGGTCCCGGTCTGAAGGAGGGCAAGACTCACGTGGAGAACAACTTCTCGATCGACACGAGGAACGCCGGCTTCGGTGGTCTCTCCCTCTCGATGGAGGGCCCGAGCAAGGCCGAGATCCAGTGCAAGGACAACGAGGACGGCACCCTGAACATCTCCTACAAGCCCACCGAGCCCGGCTACTACATCATGAATCTCAAGTTCGCGGACCACCACGTCGAGGGCTCGCCGTTCACCGTCAAGGTCAGCGGAGAAGGCAGCAACCGACAAAGGGAGAAGATCCAGAGGCAACGGGAGGCCGTGCCGATCACCGAGGTCGGTAGCCAGTGCAAGCTGACCTTCAAGATACCCAGTATCACGTCCTTCGACCTCGCCGCCACCGTCACGTCACCCGGCGGCGTCACCGAGGACGCCGAGATCAAGGAGGCCGAGGACGGCATCTACGCGGTGGCGTTTGTGCCTAAGGAGCTGGGCGTGCACACGGTGTCTGTACGTTACAAGTCCATGCACATCCCCGGCTCACCTTTCCAGTTCACGGTGGGCCCGCTCAGGGACGGCGGTGCCCATAGGGTTCACGCGGGTGGATCCGGCCTGGAGAGGGGAGAGCAAGGCGAGCCCTGCGAGTTCAACATCTGGACCAGGGAGGCGGGCGCGGGCACTCTCGCCGTCTCTGTCGAGGGACCCAGCAAGGCGCAGATAGATTTCAAGGATCGCAAGGATGGCAGCTGTTACGTCATCTACGTCGTTAACGAACCCG GCGAATACAGGGTGGGAATCAAGTTCAACGATCAACACATCCCGGACTCGCCGCATAAGGTCTACATCTCGCCGGCGATGGGCGACGCGCACAAGCTCGAGGTCGCGCAATTCCCCGAGAGCGGAGTGCAGCCTGACAAGCCGTGCACCTTCCTGGTGCGCAAGAACGGCGCCAAGGGTGAACTGGACGCGAAG ATCGTGTCTCCGAGCGGCATCCAGGACGATTGCTTCATTCAGAATATCGATGGAGACACATATTCGGTGAGGTTCATGCCGACGGACAACGGCATCCACCTGATCCACATCAAATTCAACGGGGTGCACATACCAGGCAGTCCGTATCGCGTCAAAGTTGGAAAAGTGGACGCCGACCCGGCAGCGTTGCACGCCTACGGCAACGGCCTGAAGGAGATCAAGACCGGTCAGAAGACAGACTTCATCATCGACACGTGCAACGCCGGTAGCGGAGCGTTGGGAGTCACTGTAGATGGACCCAGCAAGGTCGCCATGGATTGCACCGAGGTCGAAGAGGGCTACAAGGTCAGATATACACCTTTGGTACCAGGCGATTACTATATCAGCATCAAGTACAACGGCTACCACATCGTGGGTTCACCATACAAGGTTTCTTGTACAG GCGCGGATTTGGCGGAGAGAGGTGCACAAGAGACAAGCTCAATCGTCGTCGAGACCGTGCAAAAGATATCGAAAAGCAAGCAGACTGGACCAGTATTGCCATTGTTCAAGTCTGACGCGGGCAAGGTGACGAGTAAAGGCATGGGTCTCAAGAAAGCTTACCTAGGAAAGCAAAATCAATTTACTGTGAACGCGGGGGATGCCG GTAACAATATTCTTTATGTGGGCGTATACGGGCCCAAAGGGCCGTGCGACGAAGTCTACGTGAAGCACGCGGGCCGCAACAACTACAACGTGAGTTACCTAGTGCGCGAACGGGGCGAGTACATCGTGATCGTCAAATGGGGCGACGATCACATTCCAGGTTCACCCTACAAAGTTGAAGTTTAA